A genomic region of Cannabis sativa cultivar Pink pepper isolate KNU-18-1 chromosome 1, ASM2916894v1, whole genome shotgun sequence contains the following coding sequences:
- the LOC133033611 gene encoding uncharacterized protein LOC133033611 yields MSSMPIQHFCNRCGHKSFLELKEIDGPNCFEVKELLNSISSMPFYQHKSHEEFRWEDYNQKKGKCHVKKGTTTSEVLIKVRHPSRFYILLKKVLSFVAILVIGRLLVLYLEE; encoded by the exons ATGAGTTCCATGCCCATACAACATTTTTGCAATAGGTGTGGACACAAATCTTTCTTGGAGCTTAAAGAGATAGATGGACCAAATTGTTTTGAAGTAAAAGAGCTTCTTAACTCAATATCAAGCATGCCTTTTTACCAACATAAGTCTCATGAGGAATTTAGATGGGAAGACTACAACCAAAAAAAAG GAAAATGCCATGTAAAGAAGGGTACAACTACAAGTGAGGTCCTCATAAAAGTGAGGCATCCAAGCCGTTTTTACATCTTACTAAAGAAAGTCTTATCATTTGTGGCCATTTTAGTCATTGGTCGACTACTTGTGCTTTATCTCGAGGAATGA